In Suttonella indologenes, one genomic interval encodes:
- a CDS encoding NfeD family protein — protein MYYIEPIFWNWLILACLFLAIEAFTASFFFIFWAMAALMLTLLTWLMPELGIQSQALAFALLSIISITAWWFITKVWQPKNHNDEAAKLNNRSRNLIGRHLVLEMPIVHGSGRVKIDDGMWTIRGEDMPAGTTVLVVNVDSLVLDVVKVG, from the coding sequence ATGTATTACATCGAACCAATTTTTTGGAATTGGCTGATTTTGGCTTGCTTGTTTTTGGCAATTGAGGCTTTTACGGCATCCTTCTTCTTTATTTTCTGGGCAATGGCGGCATTAATGCTGACTTTGCTTACTTGGCTGATGCCCGAATTGGGCATTCAAAGCCAAGCTTTGGCTTTTGCGCTCTTATCGATTATCAGCATTACAGCATGGTGGTTTATCACTAAAGTTTGGCAGCCTAAAAATCATAATGACGAGGCGGCTAAATTAAATAATCGCAGTCGCAATTTGATTGGACGGCATTTGGTTTTGGAAATGCCGATTGTGCATGGTAGCGGACGGGTTAAGATTGATGACGGCATGTGGACGATTCGCGGTGAAGATATGCCGGCCGGAACGACAGTGTTGGTGGTGAATGTCGATAGTTTAGTCTTAGATGTGGTGAAAGTTGGCTAA
- a CDS encoding SPFH domain-containing protein, giving the protein MNPEKIFDGSMVFSIVLIVVVFWIAKKAIQIVPQGMEYTLLRLGRYQKTLEPGFNLLIPFWQSVGHRVNMKERMLDVPRQEVITKDNAMVSVDGVVFFQVVNAAKAAYAVDDLEYSIMNLAMTNLRTVMGSMALDDLLAQRDEINQRLLQTIDLATNPWGVKVTRVEIKDITPPADLVAAMARQKKAEQIKRAQILEAEGQRQSEILRAEGEKQSQVLEAEGRKEAAFLDAEARERLAIAEARATATLSRAISEGNIHATNYFVAQKYVEALAKFAESNQQKTFFLPMESNGILGALGGMAEMLRQNVSDSSFSAVNPSQSNKPTEE; this is encoded by the coding sequence ATGAATCCTGAAAAAATATTCGACGGCTCAATGGTTTTTTCTATTGTGCTGATTGTAGTAGTCTTTTGGATTGCCAAAAAAGCCATTCAAATTGTGCCGCAGGGTATGGAATATACATTGCTGCGTTTGGGGCGTTATCAGAAAACCTTAGAGCCCGGTTTTAATTTATTGATTCCTTTTTGGCAAAGCGTCGGGCATCGCGTGAATATGAAAGAGCGGATGTTGGATGTGCCGCGTCAGGAAGTCATTACCAAAGACAATGCCATGGTCTCGGTTGACGGCGTTGTGTTTTTCCAAGTGGTGAATGCGGCGAAGGCGGCGTATGCGGTGGATGATTTGGAATATTCGATTATGAATTTGGCAATGACGAATCTACGTACCGTTATGGGCTCTATGGCTTTGGACGATTTACTGGCGCAGCGCGATGAAATCAATCAGCGCTTATTACAAACTATTGATTTGGCGACTAACCCTTGGGGGGTAAAAGTCACACGGGTGGAAATTAAAGATATTACGCCGCCGGCGGATTTGGTTGCGGCAATGGCGCGGCAGAAAAAAGCCGAACAAATTAAACGTGCGCAGATTTTAGAAGCGGAAGGACAGCGTCAGTCTGAAATTTTGCGTGCCGAAGGGGAAAAGCAATCGCAGGTCTTAGAAGCGGAAGGACGCAAAGAAGCGGCATTTTTAGATGCGGAGGCGCGCGAGCGTTTGGCGATAGCGGAGGCACGCGCAACGGCGACCTTATCGCGTGCGATTTCCGAAGGCAATATTCATGCGACCAATTATTTCGTTGCACAAAAATATGTCGAGGCTTTGGCTAAATTTGCCGAAAGCAATCAGCAAAAAACCTTTTTCCTGCCAATGGAATCTAATGGCATTTTAGGGGCTTTGGGCGGTATGGCGGAAATGTTGCGCCAAAATGTGAGTGACAGCAGTTTCAGCGCCGTAAATCCTTCCCAATCGAATAAGCCTACAGAGGAATAG
- a CDS encoding Na+/H+ antiporter family protein, which yields MNAVVLAVVLMMILALLRINVVLSLAIAAFIGGLYAGLPLSTVTDSAGNTQLGVMEHFQNGLAGGAQIALSYAMLGAFAMAIMHSGLPQQLAHLVIRKMEQERGNRSTLNLKWLLMAGLLAMSVMSQNLIPIHIAFIPMLVPPLMMVFNQLQIDRRLLACVMTFGLVTTYMFLPYGFGEIFLKQILLGNAAKFGLDTQGLNVVTAMAIPALGMFAGLLIAAFFSYRKARHYQSREVQQQQHSTAIAPSTYRSGVAIAAIIVAFAIQLFVDNALLLSAMLGFAVLMLAGVVKRRDADSVFDSGIRMMAMIGFIMIAAKGFAEVMNATGQIDSLVNGAMELFGNNRVLAAAAMLLVGLLVTMGIGSSFSTLPILAAIYVPLCMEMGFSALATIAIIGTAGALGDAGSPASDSTLGPTVGLNGDGQHNHIRDTVIPTFLHFNIPLFIAGWIAALIL from the coding sequence ATGAATGCAGTCGTTTTAGCCGTCGTGCTGATGATGATATTGGCATTGCTGCGTATCAATGTCGTGCTCAGCTTGGCTATTGCCGCCTTTATCGGCGGTTTGTATGCAGGGCTGCCTTTAAGTACGGTGACAGACAGCGCCGGCAATACACAATTAGGCGTGATGGAGCATTTTCAAAACGGCTTGGCGGGCGGCGCGCAAATCGCCCTGTCTTATGCCATGCTGGGCGCCTTTGCCATGGCAATCATGCACTCGGGTCTGCCGCAGCAATTAGCCCATCTTGTCATTCGCAAAATGGAGCAGGAACGCGGCAACCGCTCGACATTAAATCTGAAATGGCTGCTGATGGCAGGTCTATTGGCGATGTCGGTCATGAGCCAAAACCTTATCCCTATCCATATCGCCTTCATTCCCATGCTCGTACCGCCATTGATGATGGTATTTAATCAGTTGCAGATTGACCGCCGCCTGCTTGCCTGCGTGATGACTTTCGGCTTGGTTACTACTTATATGTTCCTGCCTTACGGCTTCGGCGAGATTTTCCTCAAGCAGATTCTGCTCGGCAATGCCGCCAAATTCGGTTTAGATACACAGGGATTGAATGTTGTCACGGCAATGGCGATTCCGGCTTTGGGTATGTTTGCAGGATTGCTAATTGCCGCCTTTTTCAGCTATCGCAAAGCGCGCCACTATCAAAGCCGCGAAGTACAGCAACAACAGCACAGCACAGCCATCGCGCCCAGCACCTACCGCAGCGGCGTTGCCATTGCCGCGATTATCGTCGCTTTTGCCATTCAATTATTCGTTGATAATGCCTTATTACTGAGCGCCATGTTAGGTTTTGCCGTCTTGATGTTGGCAGGCGTAGTCAAGCGCCGAGATGCCGACAGCGTGTTCGACAGCGGCATCCGCATGATGGCGATGATCGGCTTCATCATGATTGCCGCCAAAGGCTTTGCCGAAGTGATGAATGCCACAGGACAAATCGATTCTCTAGTGAACGGAGCGATGGAGCTATTCGGCAATAACCGTGTCTTAGCCGCTGCCGCCATGTTATTAGTCGGCTTATTAGTGACCATGGGTATCGGCAGCTCTTTCTCCACTCTGCCGATTTTGGCGGCAATTTATGTGCCGCTGTGCATGGAAATGGGCTTTTCCGCTTTGGCTACCATTGCCATTATCGGCACCGCCGGTGCCTTGGGTGATGCCGGTTCGCCCGCCTCGGATTCTACTTTGGGACCGACGGTCGGCTTAAACGGCGACGGACAGCACAACCATATCCGCGATACCGTAATCCCGACCTTTTTGCATTTCAATATCCCGCTTTTCATTGCCGGCTGGATAGCGGCACTCATCCTATAA
- a CDS encoding DciA family protein, whose translation MSSKETPQYEADKRRFLPLKNSNPLIKQLLSQQMGSQHYHLHEKYQGLLLKVLPPAWRHQVYFEKIEKGEWHLLVANSEAAFKLRFLHNEISQALNQYLSKPIRLRIHVQPNLWQIIPQTRRPIAVKSARAYTEAEAEQSIKRFLAAAAKKH comes from the coding sequence ATGTCATCCAAAGAAACACCGCAATATGAAGCGGATAAGCGCCGCTTTCTGCCGCTGAAAAACAGCAATCCCCTGATTAAACAGCTGCTCAGCCAGCAAATGGGCAGCCAGCACTATCATTTGCACGAAAAATACCAAGGATTGCTGCTTAAAGTCCTGCCGCCCGCTTGGCGGCATCAAGTCTATTTTGAAAAAATTGAAAAAGGCGAATGGCATTTGCTCGTCGCCAATAGCGAAGCCGCGTTTAAATTGCGCTTTCTGCATAATGAAATCAGCCAAGCACTGAATCAATATCTCAGCAAACCGATACGCCTGCGCATTCATGTGCAGCCCAATCTGTGGCAAATCATTCCGCAGACGCGCCGCCCGATTGCCGTGAAAAGCGCCAGAGCCTACACAGAGGCGGAAGCCGAGCAAAGCATTAAACGCTTCCTTGCCGCTGCCGCAAAAAAACACTAA
- the metK gene encoding methionine adenosyltransferase encodes MSRFLFTSESVSEGHPDKIADQISDAVLDAILAKDKHARVACETLIKTGMVVVAGEVSTSAWVDLEDIVRNTIIKIGYNSSDVGFDGATCAVLNAIGKQSSDIAQGVDREEKRKQGAGDQGLMFGYACNETETLMPAPITYAHRLVERQAQLRKDKVLPWLRPDAKSQITFRYKNGLITGIDAVVLSTQHDPDIKQKDLQESVRELIIEKVLPEQWLSKDTKYHINPTGQFIIGGPVGDCGLTGRKIIVDTYGGAAHHGGGAFSGKDPSKVDRSAAYAGRYVAKNIVAAGLAERCEVQVSYAIGVAEPTSIMVNTFGTGKIADEEIEKRVRAVFDLTPYGIIEMLDLVRPIYRQTASYGHFGRELPDFTWEKTDRAEALRSA; translated from the coding sequence ATGAGCCGCTTTTTATTTACTTCTGAATCGGTTTCAGAAGGGCATCCCGATAAAATCGCCGACCAGATTTCCGATGCGGTTTTAGATGCGATTTTAGCCAAAGATAAACATGCACGCGTTGCCTGCGAAACCTTAATCAAAACCGGCATGGTCGTAGTGGCCGGAGAAGTGAGTACCAGTGCATGGGTGGATTTGGAAGATATTGTGCGCAACACCATTATCAAGATTGGCTATAACAGTTCGGATGTGGGCTTTGACGGGGCGACTTGCGCTGTCTTAAATGCGATTGGCAAGCAGTCTTCCGATATTGCGCAAGGCGTGGACAGAGAGGAAAAACGCAAGCAGGGTGCAGGCGACCAAGGTTTGATGTTCGGCTATGCCTGCAATGAGACCGAAACCCTGATGCCGGCGCCGATTACCTATGCGCACCGCTTAGTGGAGCGGCAGGCGCAATTGCGCAAGGATAAAGTCCTGCCGTGGCTGCGTCCCGACGCGAAAAGCCAGATCACTTTCCGTTATAAAAACGGCTTGATTACCGGCATTGATGCGGTGGTGCTTTCTACCCAGCATGATCCTGATATTAAGCAGAAAGATTTGCAGGAATCGGTGCGCGAACTGATTATTGAAAAAGTTTTGCCGGAGCAATGGCTGAGCAAAGATACCAAATATCATATTAATCCGACAGGGCAATTTATCATCGGCGGGCCGGTCGGCGACTGCGGTTTGACAGGACGCAAGATTATTGTCGATACCTACGGCGGCGCGGCGCATCATGGCGGCGGCGCTTTTTCGGGCAAAGATCCGAGCAAAGTGGACCGAAGCGCAGCTTATGCCGGTCGCTATGTGGCAAAAAATATTGTGGCGGCGGGCTTGGCGGAGCGTTGCGAAGTGCAGGTTTCTTATGCCATCGGCGTGGCAGAGCCGACTTCGATTATGGTCAATACCTTCGGCACAGGCAAGATTGCCGATGAAGAAATTGAAAAACGCGTACGCGCCGTATTTGACCTCACGCCTTACGGCATCATCGAAATGTTGGATTTGGTACGTCCGATTTACCGTCAAACCGCCAGTTATGGGCATTTCGGGCGTGAATTGCCTGATTTCACTTGGGAAAAAACCGATCGCGCAGAGGCTTTGCGTTCGGCATAA
- the secA gene encoding preprotein translocase subunit SecA, with amino-acid sequence MLGILMRKIFGSRNERIIKQLSKNVRDINALEAQMQALNNEALGGKTQEFKSRLAAGETLDQLLVEAFAVVREASRRVLGMRHYDVQLIGGMVLHMGKIAEMRTGEGKTLVATLAVYLNALSGHGVHVVTVNDYLARRDGEELGQLYNFLGLSCGIIVSGMSVEAKKAAYRADITYGTNNEFGFDYLRSNMAVMPEDRLQRELNYAIVDEVDSILIDEARTPLIISGEANMNTDLYVRLNALVPALSAQVEEDGEGDFSIDEKSKQVGLTESGHEHVEEMLRKEGLIAEGESLYDPKNIGVFHHLTACLRAHHLFHKDVDYIVRNGEVVIVDEFTGRTMDGRRWSDGLHQAIEIKEGVPVKKESQTLASITYQNFFRLYDKLAGMTGTADTEAFEFQDIYDLETVVIPTNRPIARIDYTDLIYLKQEGKYQAIVEEVKVSQEKGQPVLLGTASIETSELLSNLLTQAGIKHEVLNAKQHQREAEIIANAGLPGQVTIATNMAGRGTDIVLGGSLRAALAALGEDAGEAAQQQVREDWQQRHDAVIAAGGLHVIGAERHESRRIDNQLRGRSGRQGDPGSSRFYVALDDNLVRIFAGDKMRNMMQRFGMSEDEAIESKIVTKQIEGAQRKVEAHNFDARKSLLEYDDVANEQRKVIYTQRSRIMDEPVISEMVNEMRANVIARLIHDYLPEDAVRQSWDLRGLEAALLGDFGIKVDIDGVWLQEEPNLSAQEIEQRLFEILQAVDKNKREQYGDEVMNWGEKFVALQVIDEQWKSHLSTMDMLRQAIWMRSRAQKDPKQEYKRESFEMFSELLDAIQFQIVRLMAQIAFQRPPEAQEISAEELAAREDAAQQAQAANMEKAQFQGGEGELPADAIAGVGRNEPCPCGSGERFKNCHGKLA; translated from the coding sequence ATGCTAGGCATACTGATGAGAAAAATTTTCGGCTCGAGAAATGAGCGCATTATTAAGCAATTGTCAAAAAACGTAAGGGATATCAATGCGCTTGAAGCGCAGATGCAGGCGCTTAATAATGAAGCTTTAGGCGGTAAAACGCAGGAGTTTAAAAGCCGTCTGGCAGCCGGAGAAACCTTGGATCAATTGCTGGTCGAGGCTTTTGCGGTGGTGCGCGAGGCTTCGCGGCGCGTTTTGGGTATGCGCCATTATGATGTGCAGTTGATTGGCGGCATGGTCTTGCATATGGGCAAGATTGCGGAGATGCGCACGGGCGAGGGCAAAACCTTAGTCGCGACTTTGGCGGTTTATTTGAATGCCTTGAGCGGGCACGGCGTGCATGTGGTTACCGTGAATGATTATTTGGCACGCCGCGACGGCGAAGAATTGGGGCAGTTGTACAATTTCTTGGGGCTTTCTTGCGGCATTATTGTCTCCGGTATGTCGGTCGAGGCGAAAAAAGCCGCTTATCGAGCGGATATTACTTACGGCACGAATAATGAATTCGGCTTTGATTATTTGCGCAGCAATATGGCGGTTATGCCTGAAGATCGCCTGCAAAGAGAGTTGAATTACGCGATTGTGGACGAAGTCGATTCGATTCTGATCGACGAGGCGCGCACGCCGCTGATTATTTCCGGCGAAGCCAATATGAATACGGATTTGTATGTGCGTCTGAATGCTTTGGTACCTGCCTTAAGCGCGCAGGTGGAGGAAGACGGCGAAGGCGATTTCTCGATTGACGAGAAGAGCAAGCAGGTCGGCTTAACGGAGAGCGGTCACGAGCATGTGGAAGAGATGCTGCGCAAGGAAGGTTTGATTGCGGAAGGCGAGAGTTTGTACGACCCGAAAAATATCGGCGTCTTTCATCATTTGACTGCCTGTTTGCGCGCACATCATTTATTCCATAAGGATGTGGATTATATTGTGCGCAATGGCGAAGTAGTGATTGTGGACGAGTTTACAGGGCGAACGATGGACGGCCGCCGCTGGTCGGACGGTCTGCATCAGGCGATTGAAATCAAAGAGGGCGTGCCGGTTAAAAAAGAAAGTCAAACGTTGGCGTCTATTACCTACCAAAACTTTTTCCGCCTGTATGATAAATTAGCGGGTATGACCGGTACGGCGGACACGGAGGCTTTTGAATTTCAAGATATTTATGATTTGGAGACAGTGGTTATTCCTACCAACCGTCCGATTGCGCGGATAGATTACACAGATTTGATTTATCTGAAACAGGAAGGCAAATATCAGGCGATTGTCGAGGAAGTCAAGGTAAGCCAAGAGAAGGGACAGCCCGTATTATTGGGTACGGCGTCTATCGAGACTTCCGAATTATTATCCAATCTGCTGACGCAGGCGGGGATTAAGCACGAAGTGTTGAATGCCAAGCAGCATCAGCGCGAGGCGGAGATTATTGCCAATGCGGGTTTGCCGGGGCAGGTAACGATTGCTACCAATATGGCGGGACGCGGCACGGATATTGTACTAGGCGGCAGTTTGCGCGCCGCCTTGGCGGCTTTGGGTGAGGATGCGGGCGAAGCAGCGCAGCAACAAGTGCGCGAAGACTGGCAGCAGCGTCATGATGCCGTGATTGCCGCCGGCGGCTTGCATGTGATCGGCGCGGAACGCCATGAATCGCGCCGCATCGACAATCAGCTGCGCGGACGTTCGGGACGGCAGGGCGACCCCGGTTCCAGCCGTTTCTATGTGGCATTGGACGATAATCTGGTGCGGATTTTCGCCGGCGACAAGATGCGCAATATGATGCAGCGTTTCGGCATGTCGGAAGATGAGGCGATTGAGTCTAAAATCGTGACCAAGCAGATTGAAGGGGCGCAAAGAAAGGTGGAAGCGCATAATTTTGATGCGCGTAAGAGTTTGCTGGAATATGATGACGTCGCCAATGAGCAGCGAAAAGTGATTTATACCCAGCGCAGCCGCATTATGGACGAGCCGGTGATTTCCGAGATGGTCAATGAGATGCGCGCCAATGTGATTGCACGCCTGATTCATGATTATCTGCCCGAAGATGCGGTGCGCCAAAGCTGGGATTTGCGCGGTTTGGAAGCCGCTTTATTGGGCGATTTCGGCATTAAAGTGGATATTGACGGCGTGTGGCTGCAAGAAGAGCCGAATTTGTCCGCGCAGGAAATCGAGCAGCGTCTATTTGAGATTTTGCAGGCGGTGGATAAAAACAAACGCGAGCAATACGGCGATGAAGTGATGAATTGGGGTGAAAAATTTGTCGCTCTGCAAGTGATTGACGAACAGTGGAAATCGCATTTGAGCACGATGGATATGCTGCGTCAGGCGATTTGGATGCGTTCGCGTGCGCAAAAAGATCCTAAGCAGGAGTACAAGCGCGAATCTTTTGAAATGTTTAGCGAATTGCTGGATGCGATTCAATTCCAGATTGTACGCCTGATGGCGCAAATCGCTTTCCAACGTCCGCCGGAGGCACAGGAAATCAGCGCGGAAGAATTGGCGGCACGTGAAGATGCGGCGCAGCAGGCGCAGGCAGCGAATATGGAAAAGGCGCAATTCCAAGGTGGAGAGGGTGAATTGCCTGCCGATGCCATCGCCGGTGTCGGACGCAATGAGCCTTGCCCTTGCGGCAGCGGCGAACGCTTTAAAAACTGTCACGGCAAATTAGCCTGA
- a CDS encoding (deoxy)nucleoside triphosphate pyrophosphohydrolase — protein sequence MAKQAVAAGILINRARQVLIAERPQGKIYAGYWEFPGGKIEAGESAIAALQRELQEELGIDTQQEDWRLFYQGDRGEEVALSFFIAESERDYAPQGLENQRWQWVALAELSRYRFPEPNTQVLRLLQQEYQEKEQK from the coding sequence ATGGCCAAGCAGGCGGTTGCGGCGGGCATTCTCATCAATCGCGCCCGGCAAGTGCTGATTGCCGAGCGTCCGCAGGGTAAGATTTATGCCGGCTACTGGGAATTTCCCGGCGGCAAAATCGAGGCGGGTGAGAGCGCGATTGCCGCCTTGCAACGCGAATTGCAGGAAGAATTGGGCATCGATACGCAGCAGGAAGACTGGCGTTTGTTTTACCAAGGCGACCGCGGCGAAGAAGTCGCCTTATCGTTTTTTATTGCCGAAAGCGAACGGGATTACGCTCCACAAGGTTTGGAAAACCAACGTTGGCAATGGGTAGCGCTTGCCGAGCTGAGCCGTTATCGCTTTCCGGAGCCGAATACGCAGGTGCTGCGATTATTGCAGCAGGAATATCAAGAAAAGGAGCAAAAATGA